One part of the Lotus japonicus ecotype B-129 chromosome 2, LjGifu_v1.2 genome encodes these proteins:
- the LOC130735297 gene encoding uncharacterized protein LOC130735297 isoform X2 yields the protein MDISSSTEREEESEKEKEFTGRDDKSVQQTQDTTQLSISNNVQVKPRRRANAKNQKVNSMTVQSKKEMDAGCVLSTQNSAKQAETKPDGSTGILHCGTTHMVPPVGNDMPSQPNFAHGVGTWMAPHSIGYGYGTPNHGMTMHPFYGLVPCMPQFPQVTIPPHVGGGHSNLLRQVMNNGSEASEKSGQPTQLR from the exons ATGGACATTTCATCATCAactgagagagaagaagaaagt gagaaagagaaagaattcACTGGACGTGATGACAAAAGCGTTCAGCAGACACAGGACACGACTCAGCTGTCAATTTCCAAT AATGTGCAAGTCAAACCTCGTCGTCGTGCTAATGCAAAGAATCAAAAAGTGAATAGTATGACGGTTCAATCAAAGAAGGAGATG GACGCGGGGTGTGTGTTATCCACACAAAATTCAGCAAAGCAAGCA GAAACGAAACCTGACGGTTCTACCGGTATACTTCATTGTGGAACTACTCACATGGTGCCTCCTGTTGGTAATGATATGCCAAGCCAACCCAACTTTGCCCATGGTGTTGGTACATGGATGGCACCTCATAGCATAGGTTATGGTTATGGCACTCCGAATCATGGAATGACTATGCATCCCTTTTATGGTTTGGTCCCTTGTATGCCACAATTTCCCCAAGTGACAATCCCACCTCATGTTGGTGGAGGTCACTCTAATTTGCTTCGTCAAGTCATGAACAATGGAAGTGAAGCAA GTGAAAAGTCAGGACAACCTACACAACTCCGGTGA
- the LOC130735297 gene encoding uncharacterized protein LOC130735297 isoform X1 — protein sequence MDISSSTEREEESEKEKEFTGRDDKSVQQTQDTTQLSISNNVQVKPRRRANAKNQKVNSMTVQSKKEMDAGCVLSTQNSAKQAETKPDGSTGILHCGTTHMVPPVGNDMPSQPNFAHGVGTWMAPHSIGYGYGTPNHGMTMHPFYGLVPCMPQFPQVTIPPHVGGGHSNLLRQVMNNGSEAIGEKSGQPTQLR from the exons ATGGACATTTCATCATCAactgagagagaagaagaaagt gagaaagagaaagaattcACTGGACGTGATGACAAAAGCGTTCAGCAGACACAGGACACGACTCAGCTGTCAATTTCCAAT AATGTGCAAGTCAAACCTCGTCGTCGTGCTAATGCAAAGAATCAAAAAGTGAATAGTATGACGGTTCAATCAAAGAAGGAGATG GACGCGGGGTGTGTGTTATCCACACAAAATTCAGCAAAGCAAGCA GAAACGAAACCTGACGGTTCTACCGGTATACTTCATTGTGGAACTACTCACATGGTGCCTCCTGTTGGTAATGATATGCCAAGCCAACCCAACTTTGCCCATGGTGTTGGTACATGGATGGCACCTCATAGCATAGGTTATGGTTATGGCACTCCGAATCATGGAATGACTATGCATCCCTTTTATGGTTTGGTCCCTTGTATGCCACAATTTCCCCAAGTGACAATCCCACCTCATGTTGGTGGAGGTCACTCTAATTTGCTTCGTCAAGTCATGAACAATGGAAGTGAAGCAA TAGGTGAAAAGTCAGGACAACCTACACAACTCCGGTGA